TAGCCTGATGCGCATGTCTGTCCCCACTCCCTACGAAGACCTCCTGCGCGACATTCTGGACAACGGCACGACCAAGGGCGACCGCACGGGAACGGGCACATGCAGCGTCTTTGGGCGTCAGCTCCGCTACGACCTGTCGCAGTCCTTTCCCCTGCTGACCACGAAGCGCGTGTACTTCAAAGGGGTCGTAGGCGAACTTCTGTGGTTCCTGCGGGGAGAATCCAATGTGCACTGGCTGCAGGACAACAACATCCACATCTGGGATGAATGGGCTGACGCGGACGGCGAGCTCGGACCGGTTTACGGGGTGCAGTGGCGTTCGTGGCCGACCCCGGACGGCCGCCACGTCGACCAGATCCAGCAGGCGCTCGACACGCTTCGCTCCAATCCCGATTCGCGCCGCAACATCGTCTCGGCGTGGAACGTGACGGAGCTCGACGAGATGGCCCTCATGCCTTGCCACCTTTTGTTCCAGCTTTACGTCTCTCAGGGCCGCTTGTCTTTGCAGGTCTACCAGCGCTCCGCCGACATGTTTCTCGGCGTGCCGTTCAACATCGCGTCCTACGCCCTGCTCACCCACATGTTCGCCCAGCAGGCCGGTTTAGAGGTCGGTGACCTGATTTGGACTGGCGGCGACTGCCACATCTACAACGACCACCTCGACCAGGCCCGCGAACAGCTCTCCCGCACGGCCCGCCCCTACCCGCAGCTGAGCCTGAATCGGGCCGACTCGCTCTTCGACTACACCTTCGAGGACATCTCGGTCGTCGGTTACGACCCGCACCCCGCGATCAAGGCCCCGGTCTCAGTATGAAAGGCGCGATCTGGGCCCAGTCGCTCGACGGTGTCATCGGTGACGGCACGTCGCTGCCCTGGCACCTCCCCGAAGACCTCAAACACTTCAAGACGATCACCCTGGGCTCCCCGATCGTCATGGGGCGCCGCACCTGGGAGTCGCTCACCTTGCGCCCCCTGCCCGGCCGGGAGAACATCATCATCTCCTCCCGCGAGCCCGGAGAGTGGTCCGCGGGGGCGCACGTCGCGCACGAATTCCCCCCGTTAGAGGACGCGTGGATCATCGGGGGAGCTCAGCTTTTCAGCGCCACTCTCCCCCTCGTCGACAGAATCGAGCGCACTCTTATCGACGTCCACCTGGCGCCCGATCTCGGCGCGCGCGCCGTGATCCTCCCGGACGTGCCGCCTGAGTTCACGCTTGTTGACCAGTCACGCTGGGAGACGTCGGCAAGCGGCCTGCGCTATTCCTTCCAACGCTTCGAGAGGATCTCATGACCATCTACGCCACGAGCTGGTGCCCCTTTTGCCGTTCCCTCCTTTCCGCGCTGGAGAACACCGGCCTAGATTACGAGGTCGTCGACGTTGAGGCTCCCGGCAACGACGAGGCCGCGGCGTGGGTCGAGTCCGTCAATGGGGGCAATCGCGTCGTTCCCACTGTGCGCTACAGCGACGGCACCCACGCCACGAACCCATCATTGGCGCAGGTCATGGCTAAGTATGAGGAGCTAAACCGGTAGGGTAACCTTGTCCCTGCTGCCCCAGTAGCTCAGTGGATAGAGCACGGCTCTCCTAAAGCCGGTGTCGGAGGTTCGATCCCTCTCTGGGGCGCTATTTGATGCGGAACACCCCGCTCACCGCGCCCTGCCACCACACGCCGTCTCGGGTGATCGTGCCGGCCATCTGCAGGGTGTCCTGTGCCGGGGTGTCGGCGATTCGTTGGCGCGAGGTGACCTCTCCGGTTGCGCCGTTGAGGGTGACCGCGTCGAAGGCGAGGCCGCGGCGCTCCACCGTGTAGACCAGACCATCCGCGGTGGACAATCGTGGCACGGCGGCGGAAGCGACGGGGCTCGACCACGCCAGGGAGCACCCCGTTGCGGGGTCGACCTCGTAGCGTTCTATTCCCCCGGTGAACGGGGCGAACAAGGGCGAGCTCGGGCCCGCGCCCGCTGGTTCCGCCGGATAAGGGTACCCGTATGTGCTGGCCACGATCACAGAGGTGCCCGACCCGATCGCGGAGTTCTCGGTGCCCCCCGGGTTGCCCAGCACGGGTTGCTCACACACAAGCGAGCCATCGGCGGTGTCGTAGACAAGAAGGTGGATCTGCCCGTCGGCGTTGTCGGTGATAGTGACCCACCGGTCGTCGTTGAAGATTGTTGGGGTGGCGCCCGTCCCCCAGCTGAGCTGACCGGGTTTGCGGGCAGACCCCGCGTCGTAGAGCTGGGACCAGACCACTTCGGGCCCGCCTCCCACATCCTCGAGAAAGTAGAGCGCCTTGGAGGTGGCCACGGCGACGCCGGCCGAAGAGGATGAGATCGAGTTGTCGATGCGTTCACCCTCCCCCAGCGTGACCGAACGGACTTCACCCCCGTCTCCCACGACGCCGACCCGCCCGTCCTCCGTTGCCACCCAGATCCCGGTGGCGCCCGGGGTCAGGGCCACCACTGAGCTACCGCCTACAAAAGCACTCAGGTCGATGCTGTCATCCACGTAAATGTGGTGGTCCGGAGAGGCCGCGACCTTGAGCAGGTGCTGTGTGCCGTCGACAAGCACGAGGCGATCTGCGTCGTCGAGGTAGGCGTACACGCCGCCGAGGAGCGAACCCTTCGCGATGGGCAGCTGGTCGACCGTCTCCCCTGTCGCGGGGTCAAGCAGGAGGACCTCCGGCGAGCGCCCGATCATCGTCGTGCACAGCGCCCACACCATGCCGGTTGAATCGGACAACTCTGACAGCACGGTGGGGCAGGCGGCAAGCTTGACGCTGAACTCTACGCTCTTGGGTCCTGCACCCGGGCCGGGGTAATCGGTGGTGTCGCTGGCCTGGACGTCGCCGTGCATGGTCACGGCGGACAACGCCGTGCAGAGCGCGAAGGCAGCGGATGTGCACAAACTCATGGTGGGCACCTTAATGAACGGCGTAGCCTCGAGTCTTGAGATTAATTCAGGGAGAATATATGAAACGCTACGAGGTAGACCACGACTGGGCCTGGGGCACCAAACGCCCGGGCGACCCCGTCACGCTGCGGGGCACATTTACTTTCGACGACGCCGCGACGGCCAAGCAAGCAGTGGCCGCGTTTTTTGCGGACCTGGAGGAAGCCAACGGATTCCACGGCAGCGGGGGCTGGGTCGCCTGTGAGGCGGGCAACGCCAACTCCGGCCGCTCCCGCATGATCGACTTTGTCGCCGGGGGCGAGGACGTCGCCGACGCCGTCGGCTACGCGGCCGACGAGGCCTACGAGCATTTCGCGGCTTATGACGGCGCGACGGCGGAGTGGGAGCAGCGCCCTTACGAGGCGTAGGAGATGCCGTGCGGCCCAAGCGTCACGGTGTCGAACGCCTCCGGGAAGTGGACGGGGACGCCGGTGTTGCGCAGGAATCTCCGAGCTGATCGGACGTTGTCGGCCGGGAATGGCACGTCTTTAAGTGGCTTATCCAGTGAACGGGTGAAGTTGTCCCAGTGAATGGGCACGACGAGCTGCGGATTCACCGCTTCGACGGTGTGAGCCCAGTAACTTTTCTTAAATTCGGGGGATTGACGCCCGAGCGTCCCGATGCCCAGGTAGACGATGTCGGCCTCGAAGCCGTCAAGGAAGCCGGGGACGAAGTTCGCGCTGGGGACGATAAGGATGTTTCCCAGAGGGTGCGCCAAGTGGAAACTAAAGCTCCCCTCGCACCGGTAATCCCAGGCGCGCGCCGGAGATGCAAGACGGTGCCCGATCCGACCCGGGAAAAGGTTGCCGGGGCTGTGAAGGCCGTCGATGACGGACACCGTGAACTCCCCCAGGTTCAGGGTGTCACCATCCTTGATCAGGCCCAACCGCGCTTCCTCCAGGCCTTCGCCCCTGCCCACGTTCAATGAGGAGGCCGACCCATAAAAAGTTCCGCTGAACCGCTTGAGCACAGCGGCAGAATCGAGGACGTGGTCGAAATGCGAATGCGCAACGAACAACGCATCAAGCTTGTCGACGCCTCCCCGCCGCAACGCTCTCCCGATCTTGTCCTCGTTCGGGCTGATCCTGCGGAAGATGAGGGACCCTGCACTGGGGCGGGTAAGGAAAGCGTCGATGAAGATGCTGGTTCTCCCGTCGAAGAGGTGAACACTTGACGTGCCGTAAAAGGTGCACTGTATCCCGAGATTCATGCCCGTGAAGTTACCACGTGCCCTGCTCCACATCGGTGTTATTGTAGGGGTGTTTTTTCACCCCGAACGAGGAGGGTTACCCCGTGCCGCACGTCAACCGCCGCCGCTTCCTCCAGGTTGCCGCAATGGCTAGCCTGGCCCCAGCATTTTCAGCTCTCCCGGCACGCGCCGCAAGCCTCGGAACGGTGCTGGATTACTCCGCCGGCGTTCCCTCTGCCGCCGCGGTCAAGGCCGCCGGTCACGTGGGCGCCGTCCGCTACGTCTCGCAGCGCCGCCCCGGCGCCGAGTGGATGAAAGGCAAGCCCGTCTCGCTGGCAGAGGCCACCGACTTCAAAGCAGCAGGCTTAGCGACGGCATCGGTGTACCAATTCGGGAAAAACGACACCGCCGACTGGCGCCGCGGGGCCGCGGGTGTTGCCACCCACGCCCCTCAAGCAATTGCCCTTCACGTCGCCGCTGGCGGCCCGACCGGGCGGCCGATTTACGTCGCGATTGACGATAACCCTTCTCGAGCCGAGTACGAGAGCCTCATCCGCCCGTACTTGACCGGCTTCAGCGCGGTGTTATCGGCCGCGGGCTTCCAAACGGGCGTGTACGCGAATTACAACACCATCGAGTGGTGCACCCAGGACCACATTGGCACGTTCTTCTGGATGCACGACTGGGGTTCCGGCGGACGCGTCCACCAGCGGGCCAACCTTCACCAGGTCAGTGGGAGACGAGCCACGATCGAGGGCACTGAGTGCGATGTCAACGACGTGCTCACCGCAGATTGGGGCCAATGGACCCCCGGCCGGTCTGCTTCCACCGCCCCTAGCGGAACGGTGAGCCAGGCAGACCAAGTGGCCCAAGCAGCCCAGGCATCCAGCGTGGCGGTCAATGCCGCCCGGGCCGTGCTGGGCCTCTAATGCTGGACCGGCGCCTCGACGCCGACGCCGGTGAGGGATCGAACCTCCATCTCCGCCTGTAGCTCGTCGAGCCCATCGGGCTTACCGATCATCGATCCGATCGCACCTGCAAGGAACGCGAGCGGGATGGAGACGATGCCGGGGCTCGTGAGGGGGAAGACCGCCCAGTCGACGTTCGGGAACATCGACGTCGCGGTACCGGACACGGCCGGAGAGAGGACGATGAGCACGAGCGCCGAGATCAAGCCGGTGTACATAGACGCGACGGCGCCCGTGGTGTTGAAGCGCTTCCAGTAGAGGGAGTACAGGATCGTCGGCAAGTTGGCGGACGCGGCGATAGCAAAGGCGAGCGAGACGAGGAACGCGACGTTTTGCTTCATTGCCAGAATGCCCAGCACGATAGCGACGATCCCGATCACCACCACGGTCATCCGGGAGACCCGGACCTGCTCCGCTTCGGTGGCACGTCCATCGCGCATCACCGCGTTGTAGATATCGTGTGCGACCGACGCCGAGGCTGTGATGGCCAGGCCGGCCACGACGGCGAGGACCGTCGCGAAGGCGACCGCGGAGATCAGGGCCATGAAGATGGAGCCTCCCAGCTCGAAGGCGAGCAGCGGGGCCGCCGCGTTCGCCCCACCCGGCGCTGCGTTGATGCGGTCCGGGCCGACGAGGGCAGCCGCACCGTAGCCCAGCACCAGGGTCAGCAGGTAGAACGAGCCGATCAGCACGATCGCCCACGTCACGGACTTGCGAGCTTCCTTGGCCGTGGGCACCGTGTAGAAACGCATCAGCACGTGCGGCAGGCCAGCAGTTCCCAGCACAAGGGAGAGGCCGAGAGACAAGAAGTCGATCTTGCTGGTCAGCGTCGCGCCGTACTTCAGCCCCGGGGCCATGATCGCGGATGCGTCGTAGCCTTTCTTTTGCAAGGTCTGCGACGCCGCATGGGAATCAACCGCGCTGTCGAACAGCGTGCCCATCCCGCCTTTGACGGACACAAAGACGAGGACGGTCATGATGGCAACACCGCTGATGAGCAGCACTGCCTTGATCATTTGAACGTACGTCGTGCCCTTCATGCCGCCGATCAACACGTAAGCGATCATGACGATGCCCACGATGGTGACGCAGATTGCCTGGGAGCCGAAGGAGTGCAGGTTCAGCAGCACGGACACCAAGGAACCGGCGCCCGCCATCTGCGCGATGAGGTAGAACAGCGACACGAACAGTGTGCCGAAGGCCGCGGCGACTCGGACTGGCTTCTGCTTGAGGCGGAAAGACAACACATCCGCCATGGTGAAACGACCGACGTTGCGCAGTGGCTCCGCGACGAGAAGAAGCGCTACCAGCCAGGCTACGAAAAAGCCGATGGAGTACAGGAATCCGTCGTACCCGGTGAGTGCGATGGATCCGACGATTCCCAAGAACGACGCGGCGGAGAGGTAGTCGCCCGCGATGGCCAGACCATTCTGGGTGCCAGAGAACGAGGCGCCGCCCGTGTAGAAGTCCGCGGATTCGCTCGTCGTCTTGCCGGCGCGGGTGACGATGAACATGGTCACCGCGATGAAGATGGCAAAGATGGCGATGTTAAGGACGGGGTTGCCTACCCCCTCCGACGCGGCTGCCCCTTCGGCTAGATAGTGGGTAGTCATGGCCTAGCCCTCCATTTCTTCGCGGATGTGGGCCGCGCGGGGTTCGATGTTCTTGTTTGCATAAACGACGTACGCCCACGTGATGAGGAACGTCGTAACGAACTGGAGAATGCCCAGCCAGATTCCCACGTTCATACCGAGGAGGGGTTTGGCCATTGTGTCCGGCATGAAGGTGGCCACGAGGACGTAGAAGACATACCACGCGAAGAAGGCCACCGAGACGGGGAAGGTAAACCCTCGGTACGCCTTGCGGAGTTCCTGAAACTCCGTGCTTTTTTGCATTGCTACAAACTCGTCGGGGGTGGGTTCTCGGCGAGTCGGAACTGCGGTCGATCCTTGGGACACGGCCACATCCTTTCTTAGTCATGTCACTGAACGAGACACAAAAAACGTAACCCACCGGAACCGCTTTTTAGTTATGTTTGCGAACCTACTGTTGCGCAGGGGGTTCGCCTTACCCCCACTTCCCCCACCGAGCTGCAGAAATAGCGCACCCTCCCGCTACCCCCGCAGCCTATGAATGCGATACGTTAATCCGCATCACCGGGGAATGTCAGCGGGTCACCGGACATCCGGTTGCCCTCCACCGAGTTCAATAACTCGATGTCCTCGCTGGACAATGCGACCTCGCCCGCGCCCCAATTTTCGACGAGGCGCTGCGGGTTCGCAGTTTTCGGAATTACGGAGCAACCCAATTCCATGAGGTACGCAAGCACGACCTGGGCTGGCGTTTTCTGGTGCTTTTCCGCCACCGCCACAATGTGAGGCGCGTCGAAATTTCCGCCGCGCGCCAGTGGGGCCCACGCCTCGGTAAGGATGCCGTGCTGCCGGTGGTAGTCCCGCAGCTCGGGTTGGGTGAACCCGGCATGCAACTCAACCTGGTTGAGAACCGGGGTGACGCCTGTGGCGTCGAGAATAACGTCGAGCACCTCGGGGTAGAAGTTGGCCACACCCGCGGCGCGCAACGCACCGGATTCCCTCAATCTCGCAATGTCTGCGAAGGCGCGCGTGTAAAGGCCTTTCTGCGGCCACGGCCAGTGAACGAGGAAGATGTCGAGATATTCGAGACCGAGACGCTGACGGGACTCATCGAATGCCTGGCGCGCGCGGCCCTGGTCATCGTTCCACAGTTTGGTGGTGACGATGAGTTCTTCTCGTGAGACGTCTCCGGCCGCCATAGCCGCGTTGATGGCGCGGCCGACCTCTTCCTCGTTGCCGTAGAAAGAGGCCGTATCGATGTGGCGGTATCCAATCTCAATTGCCCTACGGACAATCGTTTCCGCCTCTCCCCCGCGCAGCTTGTAGGTGCCCAGGCCGAGGAGCGGCAGCGCCGTGCCGTCGTTAAGCGTGGCGGCCCGCACTAACGCGCGTCCAGCAAGTCGATAACGAAGATGAGGGTGCGCCCGGACAGTGGGTGCCCTCCACCGGCGGGGCCGTACGCCTTGACAGGCGGAATGATGAGCTCGCGACGCCCGCCGACCTTCATCCCCGGAATGCCTTCCTGCCAGCCCTCGATCAGGCCGGCAAGGGGAAACTCAGCTGCCTCGCCGCGGTCCCACGAGGAGTCGAACTCCTCACCGGACTCGAAGTCGACGCCGAGGTAGTGCACCTTCACGTACCCGCCAGCTACGGCCTCAGCACCCTCGCCGACGGTGATGTCGCGGACGACAAGGTCGACCGGTGCCGGCTCCTGAGGCGCGTCAATGCTGGGCTTTTCCATGAGATATCTCCTCTAGACAATAGAAAACCGCCGAGAACTGACCCCCGATTGTAGGGGAAACGGCGTTCTCGGCGGAATTGGCGGGGTTCTAGCGCTGGTCGCGCGGTACGAAAGCCCGCTGCGTCGCACCGGTGTAGATCTGGCGCGGACGGTTGATCTTGGAGTTCATCTCCAGCTGCTCGCGGTAGTGAGCGATCCAGCCCGGCAGGCGGCCGATGGCGAACAAGACGGTGAAGAAGTCCGTCTGGAAGCCCATCGCGCGGTAGATCAAGCCGGTGTAGAAGTCGACGTTCGGGTAGAGCTTGCGCGACACGAAGTAATCGTCCTTCAGCGCGATATCTTCGAGCTTCATCGCGAGGTCGAGCAGCTCGTCGCCGCCGAGGTGCTCGAGCACGTCGTGCGCGGTCTCCTTGACGATGGCGGCGCGCGGGTCGTAGTTCTTGTACACGCGGTGGCCGAAGCCCATCAGGCGAACGCCCTTTTCCTTGTTCTTCACGCGGTTCATGAAGTCGGTCGCGTCGCCGCCGTGGTTGTTCTTGATGTCTTCGAGCATCTCAAGAACGGCCTGGTTTGCGCCGCCGTGGAGCGGGCCCGCAAGCGCGTTGATCCCGCCGGCGATGGAGACGAACATGTTCGCTTGGGCGGAGCCAATCATGCGCACGGTCGAGGTTGAGCAGTTCTGCTCGTGGTCGGCGTGCAGGATAAGGAGTTTGTCCAACGCTTTGACCAACACCGGGTCGACCTCGTACGGCTCCGTCGGGTAACCGAACATCATTCGCAGGAAGTTCTCGCGCGGGTTGAGGGAGTTGTCCGGGTACATGTAAGGCTTGCCCTTAGAGGCACGGTAGGCGTAGGCCGCGAGCATCGGCACTTTCGCCATGAGGCGCACCGTTGCCTTGTCCAGTTGCTCCTCGTCCAGCGGGTTGAGCTGGTCCTGGTAGTACGCGGAGAGAATGTTGACGGAGGATGCCAGCACCGCCATGGGGTGAGCGTTGCGCGGGAAGACGTTGAACGCGGCCTTGAAGTCCTCGTCCAGCAGCGTGTGGTGGCGGATCTCCTGGTTGAAGTTCTCTAGCTGTTCGGAGGTCGGTAGTTCGCCGCGGATGAGTAGGTAGGACACCTCGTTGAAGGTGGCGTTTTCCGCGAGTTCCGCAATGTCGTAGCCGCGGTAGCGGAGAATACCCGCGTCACCGTCGATGTACGTGATCTTGGACTCCGTGGATCCCGTGGAGACGTAGCCGGGATCGAAGGTGACCAGGCCGGTCTCACCTAGGAACTTGCCCAGCACGACACCGTCGTTACCCTCGGTGGCGCGCATGATGTCCATCTCGTACTCACCGCCGGGGTAGTGAAGTACGGCCTTATCGTTGTTTTCGGAAGCCACAGTTAACCTTTCCACGAAGTATGGTTCCCCCCTCTACGTACGTAGGGTACCGAGGGGTTCATGCTGGCCGTAATCCTAGCAAAGGTTGTGACGGTCACAACAAGTTACAGATTTCCACCCCTGCGCCACACCCTTTCCGATTCTTGGCATCAAACGTATGCTGATGGGGTAATATTATGCACCCCCTGTTCGTTGACAGAAAGTGCCCACCATGAGCCCCTCCCTCTCGATCCCCGCCGACCTGCTCCCCTCAGACGGGCGCTTCGGGTGTGGACCGTCGAAAGTCCGCCCCTCCCAGCTCGAGGCCGTGACTCGGGCAGGCCACGGCATAATCGGCACGTCGCACCGGCAGAAAGCCGTCAAAGATACGGTTGGCCGCGTTCGCGAGGGCTTGGCGCAGCTCTTTTCCCTACCCGAGGGATACGAAATCGTCCTTTCGCTAGGAGGGGCGACGGCCTTCTGGGACGCCGCGACGTTCGGCGTTATTGAGCGGAAGTCCGCTCACCTCTCGTTTGGGGAATTCTCCGCAAAATTTGCTAAGGCTGCAAAGTCCGCCCCGTGGCTCGACGACCCGGAGATCGTCACCGCCGAGCCGGGCAGCGCGCCCCCCCCGTCCGCGTTGGCCGAAACGGACGCAGACGTTGTCGCCTGGGCGCACAACGAGACGTCGACAGGCGCGATGCTCCCCGTCGACCGCCCGAGCAATTCAGCACTCGTGCTTATCGACGCCACCTCCGGCGCCGGCGGGCTTCCCGTGGACATGGGGCAGGCTGATATCTACTACTTCTCCCCGCAGAAGTGCTTCGCCTCGGACGGAGGTCTCTGGCTCGCGGCGATGAGCCCCGCAGCCCTCGAGCGGATCGAACGGATCACGAACTCGGGGCGCTTCATTCCAGCGTTCCTCGACCTACAGACCGCGGTGGAGAACTCCCGCAAAAACCAGACGTATAACACCCCCGCGGTGGCGACGCTGCTCATGCTCGCCGACCAAGTGGAGTGGATGAACGATAACGGTGGGCTCGACGGGATGGTGGCGCGGACCACGGCCTCGTCCACCGCGTTATACAGCTGGGCCGAGGCGCACGAGCTCGCCCGACCGTTCGTGACGGATCCCGCGTTGCGCTCCCTTGTTGTCGGGACGATCGATTTCGACGATTCCGTCGACGCCGCCGAACTCGCGCGTGCTCTGCGCGCCGCGGGCATTGTCGACGTCGAGCCTTACCGCAAGCTCGGCCGCAACCAGCTGCGAGTGGGCATGTTCCCGGCAATTGACCCCGAGGACGTGGTGAAGCTGACGCGTTGCGTCGATTTCCTGCTCGAGCAGGGTGTCGGACGCGCGCGGTGAGCCCCAGCAGCGCTGGCCGTGGGATAAGCTGAAATCCGTCTTAACGCAGACCCCGGGAAGGAGCCGTGATGCGCGAGCTGCACCTCACTGACGAGGAATCGACGGACACCTTTTACGTCCTCCGCGACAGTGACGGGGTCCGCTATCAGGTCGCGCGGGCGGAATTTGCCCCTGGGCCTGACGCCGTTTCTCAGCCCGCGCCAGATGCCGAGCCGACGCTGGAGCCAGAGCCGGTGGCCGTCCCTGGCCCTATCCCTGGCTCTATCACTGGCCCTATCCCAGCCCCTGCCACGGCTTCGGTCCCGGATGTGGCCGCTGATCCGCTGGCGCTGCGCCCAAAAGAGGTTCAAGCGCGCATTCGCGCCGGCGCGACGGCGGCCGAGTTAGCAGAGGAAACGGGGGTGCCGGAAAGTCGCATCGAACCGTACGCGCACCCCGTCATGCTCGAGCGCATCCAGATCGCCGAGGTGGCCAAGCAGTCCCACCCGAAGCGGGAGGATGGCCCCGCCACACTCACCCTCTTCGAGATTTTGGCCACCGCGTTTGCGGCCCGCGGTCATTCCATCTCGGAGGCCACCTGGGACGCGACCCGGGACCCGGGTGATGAGTGGGTCGTTCGCGTGACATGGCGAACGGGGCTCAGTTCGAACGAAGCATTGTGGACGGTGAAGCGATCCTTTGGTTCCCCGGCCGTCACAGAGGCTCGAAACGCCGTCGCGGCTGACCTGACGGACCCCAACTTCGCGCAGCCTGTCCGTTCGCTCGTGGCCATGGGGCCCGCCGATCCCAGCCGCGCACAGGCCAGCGTCAACGCGGCTGATCAGGACCCCAGCCGGGACCCACTCGAGAGCTCAGCACCCTACCCCGAGTCGGAGGAGGTGGCGGAGGGTGACGTGTTGCGCCACCCCGAGCCGGCTCAACAACCCCAGAAGCGCCGCCGTAAGGCCGTCACCCCACACTGGGAGGACGTGCTTTTAGGGGTGCGCACGAATACGAAACGGCCCCGCCAGTAACAGCCGCCAGAAGGAGCATCAATGTCAAACCCCGCAGTTGTGACCTTATGGTTTGTCAATACCGCAGACCCGGCGCAGGTGCTGGAGGGCGAGCCGAAGGCCGACCGGGGTTTCGGCCGCAAGCTCCTCGCCCAGCTGAACCCGGCGTGGCCGATCACGCCCATTGGCGAGTTCCCCCTAAACCGTTCTTCCCTGCCCAGCCGCAACGAGTTCTACATCGCCGGCTACCCAGGTGTCGCGGTGGTGCAGACCTTCGTCGATGATGCCGGTGCCCTGTCAACCGTCGCCCCGGAACTTCGCCAAGGTCTGCCCGCCGCCGACGTCTACCTCTTCGCGGAGGGCACGGAGAGCGACTTTGCCGGGTTCGCTCACTTCGCCGGGCCCACCCTACAGCGCGCACTGACCGCCACCCGCGACGTTGTCATCGAGGATGTCGGTCTGCCCGATCCTTTCGAAGCCCCCTACTGGGCCGGTGAGAAGGCGGAGCAAATCGGCGGAATCTCCCTTCCCTTCGAGCCCAAAGACCTTGCACGCGCCGCGCAAGAAACATGGATTGGGGTCGACGTCTCCCCCTCCGGACCGGACATCAACGTCGTAGGTTACGCGATTGACGGACGACCCGAACCGAGGATCGAAAAGCCGGCTCAGCGGGAGGAAACGAAGTCTGTGGAGCACGTCGCCGCACGTTTCGCTCAACGGGAACGAGACGCGGATTACGACGATTACGAGGGCTCGCCAGACGCGACCGGCGAGCAGGACGGCGAGGAATTCGCCCAGCTTGTCGACGCCTCCGTGGCCGCCGCGAAACGCGTCACCAGAATCGTGCGCCGCCGAGTGCGAGCAGCGCGGTCCGCGCTCATCGAGCGGATCCGCCACTCCGACCGTTAGCGCAGGCTGCGCTGTCGTTCGTAGAACGCGATCGCGGCTGACGTCGCGACGTTGAGGGAGTCCGTTCCCGCTGCCATCGGGATGCGCGCCCTGACGTCCGTAGCGCGCATCGCGTGCGGCGTGAGCCCGGGCCCCTCCCCGCCGACCAAAAAGGCGACTTTCTCGTGCCCGCCCACGGCGTCCGCAATGTGGACGGAGTCCGACGCTGGAGTGAGGGATACCAGCCACCACCCCTGGTCCCGCAGTGCCTGCAGGCTGCGCTGCCAGGTGGTAACACTGCCCTCGAGGTGCGCAAAGGGGGTGCGCAGGACGTGGCCCATTGAAACCCGTACGCTACGCCGGTAAAGAGGGTCAGCGCAGCCGGCACCGAACAGTACCCCGTCGACATCCATCCCCGCCGCGTTGCGGAAGATGGCGCCGATGTTTTCGTGGTCTCCCACCCCCTCGAGGATGACCAACGTGCGGGCATTGGCCACGACATCCTCGACGGGAAGAGGCGCGGGTCTTTCGCCCACGGCAAGCAGGCCGCGGT
The nucleotide sequence above comes from Corynebacterium capitovis DSM 44611. Encoded proteins:
- a CDS encoding MBL fold metallo-hydrolase produces the protein MNLGIQCTFYGTSSVHLFDGRTSIFIDAFLTRPSAGSLIFRRISPNEDKIGRALRRGGVDKLDALFVAHSHFDHVLDSAAVLKRFSGTFYGSASSLNVGRGEGLEEARLGLIKDGDTLNLGEFTVSVIDGLHSPGNLFPGRIGHRLASPARAWDYRCEGSFSFHLAHPLGNILIVPSANFVPGFLDGFEADIVYLGIGTLGRQSPEFKKSYWAHTVEAVNPQLVVPIHWDNFTRSLDKPLKDVPFPADNVRSARRFLRNTGVPVHFPEAFDTVTLGPHGISYAS
- a CDS encoding DUF485 domain-containing protein translates to MSQGSTAVPTRREPTPDEFVAMQKSTEFQELRKAYRGFTFPVSVAFFAWYVFYVLVATFMPDTMAKPLLGMNVGIWLGILQFVTTFLITWAYVVYANKNIEPRAAHIREEMEG
- a CDS encoding solute symporter family protein, whose product is MTTHYLAEGAAASEGVGNPVLNIAIFAIFIAVTMFIVTRAGKTTSESADFYTGGASFSGTQNGLAIAGDYLSAASFLGIVGSIALTGYDGFLYSIGFFVAWLVALLLVAEPLRNVGRFTMADVLSFRLKQKPVRVAAAFGTLFVSLFYLIAQMAGAGSLVSVLLNLHSFGSQAICVTIVGIVMIAYVLIGGMKGTTYVQMIKAVLLISGVAIMTVLVFVSVKGGMGTLFDSAVDSHAASQTLQKKGYDASAIMAPGLKYGATLTSKIDFLSLGLSLVLGTAGLPHVLMRFYTVPTAKEARKSVTWAIVLIGSFYLLTLVLGYGAAALVGPDRINAAPGGANAAAPLLAFELGGSIFMALISAVAFATVLAVVAGLAITASASVAHDIYNAVMRDGRATEAEQVRVSRMTVVVIGIVAIVLGILAMKQNVAFLVSLAFAIAASANLPTILYSLYWKRFNTTGAVASMYTGLISALVLIVLSPAVSGTATSMFPNVDWAVFPLTSPGIVSIPLAFLAGAIGSMIGKPDGLDELQAEMEVRSLTGVGVEAPVQH
- a CDS encoding dihydrofolate reductase, encoding MKGAIWAQSLDGVIGDGTSLPWHLPEDLKHFKTITLGSPIVMGRRTWESLTLRPLPGRENIIISSREPGEWSAGAHVAHEFPPLEDAWIIGGAQLFSATLPLVDRIERTLIDVHLAPDLGARAVILPDVPPEFTLVDQSRWETSASGLRYSFQRFERIS
- a CDS encoding aldo/keto reductase is translated as MRAATLNDGTALPLLGLGTYKLRGGEAETIVRRAIEIGYRHIDTASFYGNEEEVGRAINAAMAAGDVSREELIVTTKLWNDDQGRARQAFDESRQRLGLEYLDIFLVHWPWPQKGLYTRAFADIARLRESGALRAAGVANFYPEVLDVILDATGVTPVLNQVELHAGFTQPELRDYHRQHGILTEAWAPLARGGNFDAPHIVAVAEKHQKTPAQVVLAYLMELGCSVIPKTANPQRLVENWGAGEVALSSEDIELLNSVEGNRMSGDPLTFPGDAD
- a CDS encoding DUF1906 domain-containing protein is translated as MPHVNRRRFLQVAAMASLAPAFSALPARAASLGTVLDYSAGVPSAAAVKAAGHVGAVRYVSQRRPGAEWMKGKPVSLAEATDFKAAGLATASVYQFGKNDTADWRRGAAGVATHAPQAIALHVAAGGPTGRPIYVAIDDNPSRAEYESLIRPYLTGFSAVLSAAGFQTGVYANYNTIEWCTQDHIGTFFWMHDWGSGGRVHQRANLHQVSGRRATIEGTECDVNDVLTADWGQWTPGRSASTAPSGTVSQADQVAQAAQASSVAVNAARAVLGL
- a CDS encoding thymidylate synthase, translated to MSVPTPYEDLLRDILDNGTTKGDRTGTGTCSVFGRQLRYDLSQSFPLLTTKRVYFKGVVGELLWFLRGESNVHWLQDNNIHIWDEWADADGELGPVYGVQWRSWPTPDGRHVDQIQQALDTLRSNPDSRRNIVSAWNVTELDEMALMPCHLLFQLYVSQGRLSLQVYQRSADMFLGVPFNIASYALLTHMFAQQAGLEVGDLIWTGGDCHIYNDHLDQAREQLSRTARPYPQLSLNRADSLFDYTFEDISVVGYDPHPAIKAPVSV
- a CDS encoding mycoredoxin; translated protein: MTIYATSWCPFCRSLLSALENTGLDYEVVDVEAPGNDEAAAWVESVNGGNRVVPTVRYSDGTHATNPSLAQVMAKYEELNR